The DNA window aacagccatgtTGTACCTGACTGTTGGGCATTGTCATGTTCTTGACCTGCATCTCTCCACACCCATCCCTGCAAATagcaaatatattttcttataatTCAACTTTTACACCTTATAGGATtgattcaaaaacatttaatgttgaaATGTCATCATACATTAACATTGCCAATTGCTGTGCTTAATATTTGTGACAGGTTTACACTTTGTTTGATGTATTTTGTGGCATAGTGACACTAAACCCTTGAATAACGACTAATAAACGAACCTGTTCTGGAGAATTTTCTCTGACTGGTTTTCCCTTGGCAGAGATGGTGCATTGTGTGTTCAGTGGTGTAACACCCCCACAGCAGGACACACCTTCCACCCACGCTGTCCCTGATTACAACAgaaatattacagaaaaaaatacattgacTTGGATCCGTTCTGGAACAAGTCTTCTGTGCCCCTGTGTGGAGAGATTTGAATTTTGATAGTGAGGATAAAGTGGTGCAACTATGGTCCTAAACCAAGaattctgtgtattttaaccaaaaaaaagcacaattttaATAGCATTATGggagataaaacatttatttaagagGTAAGGCTAAGATATGTATTCTCTCTGCAACATGGTCTGTAAAGCTGTGATGCAAAGCTGTTGCCTTAGGCGTTGCCCACAGTGCTGTTACGTGTGGTTGAAGCTACACTTGAAGCATATTGCAGGGTGCACAGTGTTGTGTCACATAAACATTAACCTGCACTCTGTGTCTTTACACAGTACAGATGTGATCCACATCACAGAGTCAGATCATCTCCATTCCTCTATGATGTGGCGTGTTGTCACTCCTGTATTATCTtccatttagattttattaattacatttaaagctctgcatggcctttctcccagctatttatcccagcttttaaagccttatgagcctgcacgtagcctgagatcctctggtagaaatcttttgtatgtccctgatgtcagaatgactacaataggtgacagagccttttcagttagagcccctaaactctggaacagcttacccgaggaaataagatcagctgactcagtaacatcttttaaaactctccttaaaacatacctctaccggcgagccttttgcgatcttctgtaagctaaaacaaatctgtccttgggaagactctccattagattaaaatgtctttacgttggaactggtctccccaaggatcgatgtggtagttgtttgtattattgttttgtttgtataactgttttCTGCatcccaaccggtcgaggcaggtggccgtttaacttgagcctggttctgctggaggtttcttccctagggggagtttttcctctccactgcttGCTCAAGgtgatcttgttgggctacatgtgtttcttgtctgtcttgtgaagcactttgtaacatatgtttagaaaagtgctctataaataaatgtattattattattgttaaaattGCACCTTCAAGGTTTCTCTGCAGGACTCCTTCTGCTGGTTCAGGATGTCTTGGTGGAGAATCCAGGTCCAGTCTCTGACAGACTGTGTCAAAGTCAAAGCTTGGATCACACTGCCTCCAGGTGGTTAGAGGTGTACTGGCTGCAGGAGCCTCTGTGCCTCCCCTCTGGATGATCCGCCTCCTGAAGCGTTTGTAAGACACGTGATGAGCATCGTTTTGTCTCTGAGAGAAACAAACGATAAACACAATTTTAAAGAATATGTTAGATTTCGTATAAATAATCCCCAATACTGAAAAGTGCAAATCAATGCAAACTTCAAACCACACAACTCCACATGTCAAGTAGCCAATAGCAAGAGCAAGACTTCCTGTTAAAACCTTTAACATGAACAATAAAATCTGACACTAACGTTTTCCCTGTTGAACACATGCATCATATGTAAACAGTATCTCGTTTATTAATATGTGCaccagagaaaagcatcaaatcaCCATAAGAAGCAGGAACaaggctttatttatttatttatttattttgctttagaaaagaaaactgatttgaaaGTTATTGTTGCCACTCTGTACTACAAAGCTGtgctttattaaataatttttcgTTTTCTCAGTTATTAAAACGTCATGCTGATAACgggtaaataaatataattattgttGAATTTAAGGTCATGTAAGAATAATAAGCTTTAGTTTGTATTAATGCTGGCTATTCATCTGAAGGGTGATTCATAAACCAAATCTACTTTTCTATTTAAcagaattaattttaaatgggTGGGGTTTTATTATCAGGGTCGCATATCTAAATATGCCATTAATAAGTATAATGGACCTATGTGTTGATTCATTATTGTGTGCGCCTCAAAAAGTcggtcttttattttgaaataatcgCAATTTCGCTTCCGCTATCGTCACAGGTTAATTTAGCAGCTTTACAGCTCCGATCAGCTGGTCCGCCCCAAGACTTGAGGAAAGTTCACGTCCCCCTCCGACGTTTCGTTCTTCCCCCTCCAAGATGGAGGCTTTAGGGGGCTACCCTTCCAAGTCCTCCAACCCAAAAGCTAAAAGGTGGACGGTGCTGCTGAGCATGACAGTCGGTGTGGGGTGTCTGTTCCTGCTGCAGACGCAGCTGCTGAAGCCCACGAAACCGCAGGATTTTTATTCTTTCGAGGTGAAAGACGCGAAGGGGAGGACGGTCTCTCTGGAGAAGTACCGAGGCAAAGTAAGTCCACATCATCACCAGTTAAATCAGCTGCAGGGGGAATCTGTGCAGACTGGGTGGAAGTTAACATCCTGCGTCTTGAGCTGAGGGAAAGTTTCACtgctcggtgtgtgtgtgtgtgtggttgttctTTAAAGGCCcaacatgataaaataaaaagctgttcTCCCCTCTTCAGGCGTCTTTGGTTGTAAACGTGGCGAGTCACAGCGAGCAGACGGAGGCGAACTACAGGTCTCTGCAGGAGCTGCACCGGGAGCTGGGCACCTCTCACTTCAACGTCCTGGCTTTCCCCTGTGGCCAGTTCGGGGACACGGAGACCGGGTTCAGCCGGGACATCGAGCTTTTCGCCAAGTCCACCTACGGTGTTACCTTCCCCTTTTTCAGCAAGATCAAAATCATGGGCTCAGAGGCCGAACCTGCCTTCAAGTTCCTCACAGGTTGGTAGAAAGACGATGAAGCGCATCTCAGGCTGGACagcatattttataaaatgacacacttacacaaacactGGGGGAAATATAtcttaatgtttaaataatatgTTTGCATCTATAATAACTGCACGTTTTAGCTTATTAATGGATACAGATAAGTAGCAGGGTGTCAGGAAATCCAGTCTGGACCTCACTTTGACTTAAGATGACAAAGTTGAAGTGAAATGTGCAACAAATCTATTAAAAACTTAAAtcttatatatttaaataatgtactATGATGACTAAACCAGCCAGTTAGACATAAGGGGCCGTTATAAATTGACTTATGATACCTAACCGTGTCATTAATAACTCAAAGTCGATCCTTCTTCAGATTCTGTGCAGAAAACTCCAAAGTGGAACTTCTGGAAGTTTCTGGTGAATCCAGAGGGGAAAGTGATCCGGTACTGGCGAACAGATGAGCCCATGGAGAGCGTTAGACAAGACGTCACGGCGCTGGTGCGAGACATCATCCTAAAGAAACGAGTGGAGCTATGATGGAGCTCACTGATGAATGCTGGacacattcactgtgtgatgttttcttCCTGTGCTTCGACGGCCGGGAATGACCAGTGGTGAACTTTGAACTGCGACAGTGATTGTGTTGAGTGATGTTCTGCTCCAGAAACATGCAGGAAGAAAAGATCCACTTGCCCCAATGCGTGTGTGTAATTTGTGAGAGTTTGCCTGCGTGCATGGAAATGATCCTGTGTTAATAATGACAATCACGATGCACATTCCTTTAATGACCACTCCTGCAGCCAAATGATTGTTTGGCCTTAGATTTTACAACTACTCAGTTTGGcttagactttttttttgtttcttatttctttctttctaataTTTACCTGAAAAGTGAAGCCTACAATCTAAGCACCCCTTGACTGATATGAGCTCCACAAAATGTTGACCATCCATCCAGcaataaaatgatttcattattatttgtttagcCAATGAACTCAGgatggtttgtgtttttctgggGGTTTTTTGCGGCAATTCAGCTACTTAATGAACTGATTGTTAATTTACAATACTTGCAAAGTGGAATCACTTGGTGTTTATATTCTGTTTATGGGATTTTGTTGTTTGACGTATTTTATAACACATTGATTTTGGCGCCTCTGGTGTACGTCACCAGTGACTCCTTCTTTCATCAATTCTGCAACCAGACCTCTCAAACGCAGCCAGCTGTTTTGAGTCGACAGAGCGTCCTCCGGGATGTCTGGTGTGGCTTTAGGTGGACAGTTGGAGGGCAGTAGCAGGTAAGCTGGCATAGGCACAATCAACCAGCTAACAAGACACTGCCTAGCAGCCGCCCACAATAAGATCTGAAAACAGGGGCTCCAATAGAAGGCACCATAAAACTGCTCTGTTTTAGGTCTTTGTGACACCAGGAGCTcaaatgttgacatgttgtcCTTTGGGGAATCGGGATGCTTGTATCTCTTCACCCTCCAGCATGTTCTCCAAAGTGCACGTATGTGTGAATGCGTGATGAACAAACGCAGTTAAGTGTAACTGTTAGGGCAGCAGAGCAGTGTGAGCTGGCTAAGGAAACATCAGCTAACATTACACTGCCTCCCAACCAGCCACAATTCAAAGGCCTgctgtaaatgcaaatgaaagGATTTGACTATGTTGAACTGATGTTTATCATGGTGTTAAATGTCGAGTTTAAAGATTTCTCCCTGCCCAGCTTTATTCTacaggttttttgtttttttattttgcaggtgAATGAAGtggagtgtgtgtcagtgtcagcaggGATTATATGAGGTCAGTTGGTTGCAGCAGTGAGGAGTGTAGCTGACAGCTGTCAATCAGATAGTAGCACAACCAGCAGCAGTACACTGCCACACTGTCACCACCAGCTCGGCTCCTGGAGCGCAGAAACCTAACTAGCATTTTAACCTTAACgttagttttgtcttttatctttttaattttatcattCTTACC is part of the Anabas testudineus chromosome 9, fAnaTes1.2, whole genome shotgun sequence genome and encodes:
- the gpx8 gene encoding probable glutathione peroxidase 8 is translated as MEALGGYPSKSSNPKAKRWTVLLSMTVGVGCLFLLQTQLLKPTKPQDFYSFEVKDAKGRTVSLEKYRGKASLVVNVASHSEQTEANYRSLQELHRELGTSHFNVLAFPCGQFGDTETGFSRDIELFAKSTYGVTFPFFSKIKIMGSEAEPAFKFLTDSVQKTPKWNFWKFLVNPEGKVIRYWRTDEPMESVRQDVTALVRDIILKKRVEL